The Benincasa hispida cultivar B227 chromosome 9, ASM972705v1, whole genome shotgun sequence genome has a segment encoding these proteins:
- the LOC120085537 gene encoding uncharacterized protein LOC120085537, with product MAITSCCCSSSSFNVSLLKSGLSVSVKPISRIWMLQPTRFPLKNSLPLQIRSSIKNKVFEDQSEGVICYADENGEIICEGYDEGPRIHQSLPEKGNHQRETEIIDLLKQSWIHLGKAGGGELSHAEKGVAVKKDFNANGFNSLC from the exons ATGGCAATAACTTCTTgttgttgttcttcttcttctttcaatgTCTCTCTTTTGAAATCTGGTCTTTCAGTTTCAGTTAAGCCTATTAGCAGAATTTGGATGCTTCAACCTACAAGATTTCCTCTCAAGAACTCACTTCCACTGCAGATCAGATCTTCCATTAAGAACAAG GTTTTCGAGGATCAATCGGAGGGAGTGATTTGTTATGCAGATGAGAACGGGGAGATCATCTGCGAAGGATATGATGAGGGCCCTCGGATTCACCAAAGCCTTCCCGAAAAAGGGAACCATCAAAG AGAGACAGAGATTATTGATCTACTAAAACAAAGTTGGATTCATCTAGGAAAAGCTGGTGGGGGAGAGCTAAGCCATGCTGAAAAAGGTGTAGCTGTTAAAAAAGACTTTAATGCTAATGGCTTCAACTCCTTATGCTAA
- the LOC120087137 gene encoding alanine aminotransferase 2, mitochondrial has translation MASTSNDSLPISIQNINPKVLKCEYAVRGEIVALAQRLQEELLTNPGSRTFKEILYCNIGNPQSLGQQPITFFREVLALCDHPSILERKEVEGLFSEDAIRRASKILKQIPGKATGAYSHSQGIKGLRDAIAEGINARDGFPADPNDIFLTDGASPAVHMMMQLLISSEKDGILCPIPQYPLYSASIALHGGTLVPYYLDEASGWGLEISELNKQLESAKSKGISVRALVVINPGNPTGQVLTEENQEQIVKFCKQEGLVLLADEVYQENIYVPDKKFHSFKKISRTMGYGEKDISLVSFQSVSKGYYGECGKRGGYMEITGFSADVREQIYKVASVNLCSNITGQILASLVMNPPKDGDLIYESYRAERDGILSSLAKRAKTLEAALNSLENVTCNKAEGAMYLFPCIKLPEKAIKAAEAAKTAPDTFYCRQLLNATGIVVVPGSGFGQVPGTWHFRCTILPQEDKIPAVVSRLTDFHKAFMNEYRD, from the exons ATGGCATCTACTTCCAACGATTCCCTTCCCATCTCCATTCAAAACATCAATCCCAAG gTTCTGAAATGTGAGTATGCTGTCCGTGGTGAGATTGTCGCCCTTGCTCAG AGATTGCAAGAAGAGCTACTGACTAATCCAGGCTCACGTACTTTTAAAGAG ATACTATACTGCAACATAGGAAATCCTCAGTCACTTGGTCAGCAGCCAATAACATTTTTCCGTGAG GTTCTTGCATTGTGTGACCATCCATCCATTCTGGAAAGAAAGGAAGTAGAGGGTTTGTTCAG TGAAGATGCTATTAGGCGAGCTTCAAAAATTCTGAAACAAATTCCTGGGAAAGCAACTGGTGCTTACAGCCATAGTCAG GGAATCAAGGGGCTACGTGATGCGATTGCTGAAGGAATTAATGCTCGTGATGGTTTTCCTGCAGATCCCAATGACATATTTTTAACAGATGGTGCAAGCCCAGCA GTCCATATGATGATGCAATTGCTGATAAGTTCAGAGAAAGATGGAATACTCTGCCCCATTCCTCAGTACCCTCTATACTCTGCTTCTATAGCTCTTCATGGCGGTACTCTT GTTCCATACTATCTTGATGAAGCATCGGGATGGGGATTGGAAATTTCTGAGCTGAATAAGCAATTGGAATCTGCCAAGTCTAAGGGTATTTCAGTTAGGGCATTGGTGGTTATAAATCCCGGCAATCCTACTGGGCAG GTTCTCACTGAGGAAAACCAAGAGCAAATAGTGAAGTTCTGCAAGCAAGAGGGCCTCGTTCTTTTGGCAGATGAG GTATATCAAGAAAATATTTATGTTCCAGACAAGAAGTTCCACTCTTTTAAGAAGATTTCACGCACCATGGGTTATGGTGAAAAGGACATCTCCTTAGTATCGTTCCAGTCTGTCTCTAAAG GATACTATGGTGAGTGTGGAAAACGGGGAGGTTATATGGAGATCACCGGGTTTAGTGCTGATGTGAGGGAACAAATATACAAAGTGGCATCTGTTAATCTTTGTTCTAATATTACCGGCCAGATTCTGGCTAGCCTTGTAATGAATCCACCAAAG GATGGGGATCTCATCTATGAATCGTATCGTGCAGAGAGAGATGGAATCCTTTCATCTCTGGCAAAGCGTGCAAAG ACATTAGAAGCTGCACTGAACAGTTTAGAAAATGTAACGTGCAATAAAGCAGAAGGCGCAATGTACCTATTCCCTTGTATTAAGCTGCCTGAAAAGGCAATCAAAGCAGCAGAAGCAGCAAAAACGGCTCCCGATACATTCTATTGCCGCCAACTTCTCAATGCCACTGGAATAGTGGTCGTCCCTGGTTCTGGCTTTGGACAG GTGCCCGGTACATGGCACTTCAGGTGTACAATACTACCCCAAGAGGACAAGATCCCAGCTGTCGTCTCTCGCCTGACTGACTTCCATAAAGCATTCATGAACGAATATCGCGACTAA